A genomic stretch from Rhodomicrobium vannielii ATCC 17100 includes:
- a CDS encoding acetyl-CoA hydrolase/transferase family protein, giving the protein MSFRELYLAKRASAHDAVSLVKDGETIVVPTGVGEPPLLLTALSDRRCEFHGVQVCQILPLRRFDYYDPETIAHVRHTAYFFGGPSRPGGQEGWIDYLPQYFSELPLLIKRDLVPADVVFALASPMDKHGFFAISLGTDYTMAALEKARKVVLEVNPRVPFTYGNCHVHISKVDAIVESEDPLMEVGLPAIGPVQEAIGKLVAEMIPDGATLQIGYGAIPDAVVMQLTHKQDLGIHTEMLGDGILRLIEAGVVTNKRKNYLPNRIIATFALGSQRLYDFMDRNPALEMHPVDFTNDPYLASRNDNLIAINATMQVDLVGQCGSESLGFVPYSGTGGQADFVRSANRSIGGKAFIVLPSTAKNDTISRIVPTLSIGTHTTTGKNDVNFVVTEYGVAQLRGKTAKQRAQALIAISHPKFRAELQEEAARLRLD; this is encoded by the coding sequence ATGTCTTTCAGGGAGCTTTACCTAGCGAAGCGCGCGAGCGCACACGACGCCGTTTCGCTCGTGAAGGACGGCGAAACCATCGTTGTGCCGACCGGCGTAGGCGAGCCGCCGCTGCTGCTCACGGCGCTGTCGGATCGGCGGTGTGAATTCCACGGCGTGCAGGTCTGCCAGATCCTGCCGCTGCGCCGCTTCGACTATTACGATCCCGAGACGATCGCGCACGTCCGCCACACGGCCTATTTCTTCGGCGGCCCGTCGCGTCCGGGCGGGCAGGAAGGCTGGATCGACTATCTGCCGCAGTATTTCTCCGAGCTTCCGCTGCTGATCAAACGGGATCTCGTTCCCGCCGATGTCGTTTTCGCGCTTGCCTCGCCGATGGACAAGCATGGCTTCTTCGCGATCAGTCTCGGCACGGACTACACGATGGCGGCGCTGGAAAAGGCGCGCAAGGTGGTGCTTGAGGTCAACCCGCGCGTGCCTTTCACTTACGGCAATTGCCATGTGCATATTTCGAAGGTGGATGCCATCGTCGAAAGCGAAGACCCGCTGATGGAAGTCGGGCTCCCCGCAATCGGCCCGGTTCAGGAAGCCATCGGCAAGCTCGTGGCCGAGATGATCCCTGACGGCGCGACGCTTCAGATCGGCTACGGCGCGATCCCGGACGCAGTGGTGATGCAACTCACGCACAAGCAAGACCTCGGCATCCATACGGAAATGCTGGGAGACGGCATCCTGAGGCTGATCGAGGCTGGCGTCGTCACCAACAAGCGCAAGAACTATCTGCCGAACAGGATCATCGCGACCTTCGCGCTGGGTTCGCAGCGGCTTTATGACTTCATGGACCGCAACCCGGCGCTGGAAATGCACCCCGTCGACTTTACCAACGATCCCTATCTCGCGTCGCGCAACGATAATCTCATCGCCATCAACGCCACGATGCAAGTCGATCTGGTGGGTCAATGCGGTTCGGAAAGCCTCGGATTCGTGCCGTATTCGGGGACTGGCGGGCAGGCGGATTTCGTGCGCTCGGCCAATCGCTCGATCGGCGGCAAGGCGTTCATCGTGCTGCCCTCCACCGCGAAGAACGACACGATCTCGCGCATCGTGCCGACGCTGAGCATCGGCACGCACACCACCACCGGCAAGAATGACGTCAATTTCGTTGTGACCGAATACGGCGTTGCGCAGCTTCGCGGCAAGACGGCGAAGCAGCGGGCGCAGGCGCTGATCGCCATCTCGCATCCGAAGTTCCGCGCGGAGCTTCAGGAAGAGGCCGCCCGCCTGCGCCTCGACTAA
- a CDS encoding acyl-CoA dehydrogenase family protein: MLLASEHEMIRDTIRAYTRENITPFAAEWDRNHTFPAAALKGLAELGVMGVVVPEEWGGAGMDYLSLVLAIEEIAAGDGATSTIVSVQNSLACGITCAYGSAEQKETWLKPLARGEKLGCFCLTEPHVGSDASAIATTARRDGDSFIINGAKQFITTGKHADVAIVFAVTDKSAGKKGISAFLVPTATPGYVVARIEDKMGQKASDTAQILFENCRVPASALLGKEGDGYRIALSNLEAGRIGIASQAVGMARAALEAAVAYAKERQTFGKPIIEHQAVSFRLADMATEVDAARLLVWRAAMLKDAGLPCLKEASMAKMFASEMAERVCSGAIQVHGGYGYVSDFPVERIYRDVRVCQIYEGANDIQRLVIGRAIAAA, translated from the coding sequence ATGCTGCTCGCGTCGGAACATGAAATGATCCGCGACACGATCCGCGCCTACACGCGTGAAAACATCACGCCATTCGCCGCGGAGTGGGATCGCAACCACACCTTCCCGGCCGCCGCTCTGAAAGGGCTCGCCGAACTCGGCGTGATGGGCGTGGTGGTCCCCGAGGAATGGGGTGGCGCGGGCATGGACTACCTTTCGCTCGTGCTCGCCATCGAGGAAATCGCGGCGGGCGACGGCGCGACCTCCACCATCGTTTCGGTGCAGAACTCGCTCGCCTGCGGCATCACCTGCGCCTACGGCTCCGCCGAGCAGAAGGAAACGTGGCTGAAGCCGCTGGCGCGCGGCGAGAAGCTCGGCTGCTTCTGTCTGACCGAGCCGCATGTCGGATCCGATGCGTCAGCCATCGCGACGACGGCGCGGCGCGACGGAGACAGTTTCATCATTAACGGCGCGAAGCAGTTCATCACCACGGGCAAGCATGCCGACGTCGCCATCGTGTTTGCGGTAACGGACAAGAGCGCCGGCAAGAAGGGGATCAGCGCCTTTCTCGTGCCAACTGCGACGCCCGGCTATGTGGTGGCGCGGATCGAGGACAAGATGGGCCAGAAGGCGTCCGACACGGCGCAAATCCTGTTCGAGAACTGCCGCGTGCCCGCCTCGGCTCTGCTCGGCAAGGAAGGCGACGGCTACCGCATCGCGCTCTCGAACCTTGAGGCCGGGCGTATCGGCATCGCCTCGCAGGCGGTGGGCATGGCGCGCGCCGCGCTCGAAGCGGCCGTGGCCTATGCAAAGGAGCGCCAGACCTTCGGCAAGCCTATCATCGAGCATCAGGCCGTGAGCTTCCGTCTTGCCGACATGGCGACGGAGGTCGACGCCGCGCGGCTTCTGGTCTGGCGGGCTGCTATGCTGAAGGACGCGGGGCTGCCGTGCCTCAAGGAAGCGTCAATGGCGAAGATGTTCGCCTCCGAGATGGCGGAACGCGTTTGTTCCGGCGCGATCCAGGTTCACGGCGGCTATGGCTATGTCAGTGACTTTCCGGTGGAACGCATTTACCGCGATGTGCGCGTTTGCCAGATTTACGAGGGCGCGAACGACATCCAGCGGCTCGTGATCGGCCGCGCCATCGCCGCCGCATAG
- a CDS encoding CoA-acylating methylmalonate-semialdehyde dehydrogenase has protein sequence MELGHFVGGKMIAGQSGRFADVFNPATGKVEKTVALATKAEVRAAVENAKAAQPGWAAVNPQRRARVIMEFVRLLHRDMDKLAEALSREHGKTFPDAKGDIIRGLEVAEFCIGAPHLLKGEFSEGVGPGIDIYSVRQPLGVVAGITPFNFPAMIPMWKFCPAIAAGNAFILKPSERAPSVPLMLAALMQEAGLPDGILNVVNGDKEAVDAILDDTDICAVGFVGSTAIAEYIYTRGCAAGKRVQCFGGAKNHMVIAPDADLDQVADALIGAGYGAAGERCMAISVAVPIGKDTADRLLERLIPRVEKLKVGPYTSETVDFGPLVTADAKRRVLGLVDKGIAEGASLVVDGRGFSLQGYEDGFFVGPCLFDNVKPDMEIYKAEIFGPVLSIVRADTYEEALDLPMKHEYGNGVAIFTRDGDTARDFASRVNVGMVGINVPIPVPLAHYTFGGWKRSGFGDLNQFGADSFRFYTKTKTITSRWPSGVKEGASFVIPTM, from the coding sequence ATGGAACTGGGACACTTCGTTGGCGGCAAGATGATCGCCGGGCAGTCGGGGCGGTTTGCCGATGTCTTCAATCCCGCAACGGGCAAAGTTGAAAAGACGGTCGCGTTGGCGACGAAGGCCGAGGTTCGAGCGGCTGTCGAGAACGCGAAGGCCGCGCAACCTGGCTGGGCGGCGGTCAACCCGCAGCGGCGCGCGCGCGTCATCATGGAATTCGTGCGGCTTCTGCACCGGGACATGGACAAGCTTGCGGAAGCCCTGTCGCGTGAACATGGCAAGACCTTCCCCGACGCCAAGGGCGACATCATCCGCGGGCTGGAAGTGGCTGAATTCTGCATCGGCGCGCCGCATCTTCTGAAGGGCGAGTTCAGCGAAGGCGTCGGGCCCGGCATCGACATCTATTCCGTCCGCCAGCCGCTCGGGGTCGTCGCGGGCATCACGCCGTTCAACTTCCCCGCCATGATCCCGATGTGGAAGTTTTGTCCTGCCATCGCGGCAGGCAACGCGTTCATTCTCAAGCCGTCGGAACGCGCTCCCTCGGTGCCCCTCATGCTGGCGGCGCTCATGCAGGAAGCGGGTCTGCCGGACGGCATCCTCAACGTCGTGAACGGCGACAAGGAGGCTGTGGACGCCATCCTCGACGATACGGACATCTGCGCTGTCGGTTTCGTGGGTTCGACGGCCATCGCCGAATACATCTACACGCGCGGCTGCGCGGCCGGTAAGCGGGTCCAATGCTTCGGCGGGGCCAAGAACCACATGGTGATCGCTCCCGACGCGGATCTCGATCAGGTCGCAGACGCCCTCATCGGCGCGGGCTATGGAGCCGCCGGCGAACGCTGCATGGCGATTTCGGTGGCCGTCCCCATCGGCAAGGATACGGCCGACCGGCTGCTTGAGCGCCTCATTCCCCGCGTCGAGAAGCTCAAGGTTGGCCCCTACACCTCCGAGACCGTGGATTTCGGTCCGCTCGTGACCGCCGATGCCAAGCGCCGCGTGCTGGGTCTTGTCGACAAAGGCATCGCCGAAGGGGCGTCTCTCGTTGTCGACGGGCGCGGCTTCTCGCTTCAAGGCTACGAAGACGGGTTTTTCGTCGGCCCGTGCCTCTTCGATAACGTCAAACCCGACATGGAGATCTACAAGGCCGAGATTTTCGGTCCCGTGCTATCCATCGTCCGTGCGGACACCTACGAAGAAGCCCTCGATCTGCCGATGAAGCATGAATATGGCAACGGCGTCGCCATCTTCACCCGCGACGGCGATACCGCGCGCGATTTCGCGTCACGGGTCAACGTCGGCATGGTGGGTATCAACGTGCCGATCCCTGTGCCGCTCGCTCACTATACCTTCGGCGGCTGGAAGCGCTCCGGCTTCGGCGATCTCAATCAGTTCGGGGCGGATTCTTTCCGCTTCTACACGAAGACCAAGACGATCACGTCGCGGTGGCCGAGCGGCGTCAAGGAAGGCGCGAGCTTCGTCATTCCGACCATGTGA
- a CDS encoding AraC family transcriptional regulator, which translates to MQDTFAKLEEASDGRGERDTISIAFVREALVVPRQRGIDVARVLQRSSISPDLLHSAQARVPVAQYALLWQHLTRELKDEFFGMDIRAMKPGSFAMLCLAVLGTRTLGEALQRALRYLRLSLDGIEGRLAREDRYCHITLGDAACGLPRGVRPPPARAFAYGTYLLVVHGLACWLVGRRIPLVSVQFRCGEPDFSPEWRIMFSPRLEFSARETRAFFKSFYLDLPVIRDEADLKPFLRQAPANLLVKYRGWQTWSALIRRRLRTLDPASWPTFDEIAAEFHLSSSTLRRRLDDEGLSYRVILDDLRRDLAISLLSRTDATIQSIAFDLGFTESSAFHRAFKKWTGVSPGNYRVG; encoded by the coding sequence TTGCAGGACACATTCGCCAAACTGGAGGAAGCGAGCGACGGCCGTGGCGAACGCGACACGATCTCCATCGCGTTCGTGCGCGAGGCGCTGGTGGTGCCGCGCCAGCGGGGCATCGATGTCGCGCGTGTGCTTCAGCGTTCCTCCATCTCGCCAGACCTGCTCCATTCGGCGCAGGCGCGCGTGCCCGTCGCGCAATACGCGCTTCTCTGGCAGCATCTGACGCGCGAGTTGAAAGACGAATTCTTCGGCATGGACATACGCGCCATGAAGCCCGGCAGCTTCGCCATGCTGTGCCTTGCCGTTCTCGGCACGCGCACGCTCGGCGAAGCGCTCCAGCGTGCGCTGCGCTACCTGCGTCTTTCGCTCGACGGCATCGAGGGCCGCCTCGCGCGCGAGGATCGCTACTGCCATATCACGCTCGGCGATGCGGCCTGCGGCTTGCCGCGCGGTGTCCGTCCGCCGCCCGCGCGGGCCTTCGCCTACGGGACGTATCTGCTCGTGGTGCACGGCCTTGCCTGCTGGCTCGTCGGCCGCCGGATTCCGCTCGTGAGCGTCCAGTTCCGCTGCGGGGAGCCGGATTTCAGCCCGGAATGGCGGATCATGTTTTCGCCGCGCCTCGAATTTTCCGCGAGGGAGACGCGCGCCTTCTTCAAGAGCTTCTATCTCGACCTTCCGGTGATCCGCGACGAGGCGGACCTCAAGCCCTTCCTCCGGCAGGCTCCGGCGAACCTTCTCGTGAAATATCGCGGCTGGCAGACGTGGTCGGCGCTGATCAGGCGGCGGCTGCGCACCCTCGACCCGGCGTCATGGCCGACCTTCGACGAGATTGCCGCCGAGTTTCATCTGTCATCCTCGACGCTGCGACGTCGCCTCGACGACGAGGGGCTGTCCTATCGCGTCATCCTCGACGACCTCCGCCGCGATCTCGCGATCTCGCTCCTCTCGCGCACCGACGCCACAATCCAGTCCATCGCATTCGACCTCGGTTTTACCGAAAGCAGCGCGTTCCATCGAGCGTTCAAGAAATGGACGGGCGTTTCGCCCGGCAATTACCGCGTGGGCTAG
- a CDS encoding acetyl-CoA C-acyltransferase encodes MSKNTDAIVIASVVRTPIGAFQGAFASLAAPELGAVALRASVERAGLTASDIDEVFMGCVLGAGVGQAPARQASLRAKLPLSAGCTTINKVCGSGLKAVMLGHDAILAGSARVVSAGGMESMTNAPYLLPKARGGQRLGHDRVLDAMFFDGLEDAYGPETKGRLMGTFAEECAAAYGFTRDEQDAYAVASATRARAAVEGGAFDWETVPVTVETRKGAAIVERDEQPGRIDIAKIPTLKPAFREGGTVTAANSSSISDGAAAVTLMRRSTAEAKGVAPLATILGHTTYSDEPRLFPTAPIHAIRALLDKLGWRAGDVDLYEINEAFAVVAMAAMRDLGLPHDKVNIGGGACALGHPIGASGARVLVSLIGALRRTGAKRGIASLCIGGGEAVALAIEID; translated from the coding sequence ATGAGCAAAAACACCGACGCCATCGTCATCGCGTCCGTCGTGCGGACACCAATCGGCGCGTTTCAGGGCGCGTTCGCGAGCCTCGCCGCCCCCGAACTCGGCGCGGTGGCGCTTCGGGCAAGCGTTGAGCGCGCAGGGCTCACGGCATCCGACATCGATGAAGTCTTTATGGGCTGCGTACTCGGCGCTGGCGTGGGCCAGGCACCCGCGCGGCAAGCCTCGCTCCGCGCCAAGCTGCCGCTTTCGGCGGGATGCACCACGATCAACAAGGTGTGCGGTTCAGGCCTCAAGGCGGTGATGCTCGGCCACGATGCGATCCTTGCCGGCAGCGCGCGTGTGGTCTCGGCGGGCGGCATGGAGTCGATGACGAATGCGCCGTATCTTCTGCCGAAGGCGCGCGGCGGACAGCGCCTCGGCCATGACCGCGTGCTCGACGCGATGTTCTTCGACGGGCTGGAAGATGCTTATGGCCCTGAAACGAAGGGGCGGCTGATGGGCACTTTCGCGGAGGAGTGCGCGGCCGCCTACGGCTTCACCCGCGACGAGCAGGACGCTTACGCCGTGGCCTCCGCGACGCGGGCGCGGGCGGCGGTGGAGGGCGGCGCGTTCGATTGGGAGACGGTGCCGGTCACCGTCGAAACCCGCAAGGGCGCGGCGATCGTGGAGCGCGACGAACAGCCGGGTCGCATCGACATCGCGAAAATCCCCACGCTGAAGCCTGCGTTCCGGGAAGGTGGCACGGTGACAGCCGCCAATTCGAGTTCGATCTCTGACGGCGCGGCCGCTGTCACGCTGATGCGCCGCTCGACGGCGGAGGCGAAAGGCGTCGCACCGCTGGCGACGATCCTCGGCCATACGACCTATTCCGACGAGCCGCGCCTGTTCCCGACCGCGCCAATCCATGCGATCCGGGCGCTCCTCGACAAACTCGGCTGGCGCGCCGGGGATGTCGACCTGTACGAGATCAACGAGGCCTTCGCCGTGGTCGCCATGGCGGCGATGCGCGACCTCGGGCTTCCCCATGACAAGGTCAACATCGGCGGCGGGGCATGCGCGCTAGGCCATCCCATCGGCGCATCGGGCGCGCGCGTGCTCGTGTCGCTGATCGGCGCGCTGAGGCGGACGGGCGCGAAGCGCGGCATCGCGAGCCTGTGCATCGGCGGCGGCGAAGCCGTTGCGCTCGCTATCGAAATCGACTGA
- a CDS encoding SDR family NAD(P)-dependent oxidoreductase, whose amino-acid sequence MIIKDNVFVVTGAASGLGMETARSIAAQGGRVVLADVNEGQGAGLAGEIGPAALFVRTDVTDEASASATIEAATAFGPLRGLINCAGIAPAAKVVGRDGPHPLDMFARVISVNLVGAFNMMRLAAASIAKSAPTETGERGVIVNTASVAAFEGQMGQAAYAASKGGIVSLTLPAARDMAKLGIRVMAIAPGIMETPMLMGLPRDVQESLGRTVPFPARLGRTAEFAALVRHIIENPYLNGEVIRLDGALRMNAV is encoded by the coding sequence ATGATTATCAAGGACAATGTCTTCGTCGTTACCGGGGCGGCCTCTGGTCTGGGGATGGAAACGGCACGCAGTATCGCGGCGCAGGGCGGCCGTGTCGTCCTCGCCGACGTCAATGAGGGGCAAGGGGCCGGACTCGCCGGGGAAATCGGACCCGCCGCGCTTTTCGTCCGCACCGACGTGACGGATGAGGCAAGCGCGAGCGCGACAATCGAGGCGGCGACGGCGTTCGGTCCGTTGCGCGGCCTCATCAACTGCGCGGGCATCGCCCCTGCGGCTAAGGTCGTCGGCCGCGACGGACCGCACCCCCTCGACATGTTCGCCCGCGTGATTTCAGTCAACCTCGTCGGCGCGTTCAACATGATGCGACTCGCGGCGGCTTCGATCGCGAAGAGCGCCCCGACCGAAACTGGCGAGCGCGGCGTGATCGTCAACACGGCCTCCGTCGCCGCCTTCGAGGGGCAGATGGGGCAGGCGGCCTATGCGGCGTCGAAAGGCGGCATCGTTTCGCTCACGCTGCCGGCGGCGCGCGACATGGCGAAACTCGGCATAAGGGTGATGGCCATCGCGCCGGGCATCATGGAAACGCCGATGCTGATGGGACTTCCGCGGGACGTGCAGGAGTCGCTTGGGCGCACCGTGCCATTCCCGGCGAGGCTTGGGCGCACGGCCGAGTTCGCTGCGCTTGTGCGACACATCATCGAAAACCCCTACCTCAACGGCGAGGTCATCCGCCTCGACGGCGCGCTGCGCATGAACGCGGTCTGA